DNA from Ziziphus jujuba cultivar Dongzao chromosome 2, ASM3175591v1:
CAAGTGCTTCTGGAACCTCCTTGTTGGTATAGGAATAATCAAACCTATGCCAACAGTCTATTACACTATGATTCGGTTTGTCACAAATCTGGCATATGAGTTTTCGTTCAATTTTTGCCTTCTGTTGTTTTTCCTGGCTTGTAGTAGGTTCACGTGGTTtgtgttcaatttgtttttgtccaACAGCTTCATTGAACCTGCTAGCAAGAGTAAAACCCCTTCCTCTTGAGTTGAAATGACCACCTCAGCCTCCTCGTCCATGTCCACGTTGACTGAAGAAAGCTTGATTGTGATCGAGCTCATACTTTTGTTCATTAGTTCCTATTAATTGCTCATGATTCTGAAGGGCTAAGGAAAACTGATGAAAAGATGGATATGGAGGTTTTGAAAGCATGGCTATTTTGAATTCCTTATAATCTGGGCCAAGTCCTTGGGCAAAGGAAAATACCTTATCAATGTCTTGGGCAAAGAAAAATACCTTATCAATGTCAGAAACAGGTACATTTATAGCAGCAAGATTATCACAAACCTGCTTGAATTTTCGTGTATATTCGTCAATGGATGATGATCCCTTTTTGAGAGATGCAAGCTTATCCTTTAGAAGATGTTCTTGCTCTTTTGTAGAGGGCAACAGCTGTTCTTCAATGGATTTCCAGAGAGAATGAGCATCGTCAATCCCTACATTCAAACTTAAAATTTCATTAGTCATGGTGCTTAGGAGCCATGTAATGAGTAGTCCATCATTATTAACCCATGTATTGTAATTTGGGTTTATCACAATGATCTCTTCTTCATTTTGAAGAAATTCGTCTGGTGGTCCAGCATTGGTAAGGTGATGGCTTATGCCAAGGCTTCAAACCAATGGTAATATTTGAGACCGCCATAGCAGAAAATTAGATACACTCAGCTTTACAGAAATTAGGCTCGTGCATTGGTGAAAGGATTGAATTGTGAGAATGGGATCTGTTTGATTGATTGCAGCTAGTTGTGGCTTATCTTGTTTTGAGAGGATTTCTTGTTTTGGGGTTCCATGGAAATATAGTTTTGAACGGCAAAATACTCTGATACCATGAAGAAGTTGATGAATATTGATATCATTCATTCAAGGCTTACTTAACTTTTACAAaaaatgcatacatatataaagtaCACGCTGGGATGgaatattgattaatttcctaaaacagagGAGCTAAGAAAAGAAGGTAAAATAATGTTGCAGAGAATACaatgaaaatgatttattttgtttctaagAATGAGGATTGACACTATCATTTCTTTCCATAGTTGCTGGTTGACTCCATTAACCGTTCATTAATAACTTTTGCTGTCATTGCTTTGCTGGTGTTTATCAAAGGGTAAGCTGCATAATTGGTTACTAGCCGTTGCCTTTGCTGTCATTGCTTTGCTGGTGTTTAACAAGGGGTGAGCTGCATAATTGAGATTGATCAGCTGCATGATTGAGATTGGGCTGAGATTGAGCCTGAGATTGAGCTATTTTGTCAAAGAGTacccaaaagtaaaaaaaaaaaaaaaaaacactagtatATGCCCGTTGGGGGTACTGGACTATGTCGGATTGGACTCgactatcttatatttttgttggaTCAAACCGAAAATAGTTCATACCAAAATCCGATGCAGTTCAGCATATATCTCAAACGGATCTACTTGTAAGTGTTTCGTTAAAAAGATCTCTTGTTAAATTTGGTTAGAAACAAAATGATCTCTTGTTCCATAAGACTGCACGGTATCATAAGTGAAGAAAAATTTGACTCCTTTAACTTACCAGTTTTCAATGCATCTCTCCAACAAGTGGAAACGATTGTAAAACAAAAAGGGTGTTTCAGCATAGAAATAATGAAGAGCCTACCTCAAGAGAAACCACAACCCGAAGCATTCTCGTCTACCATGAGAGCTGGCATAGAGGGAATGATCAAGCAACATTTTGGATCAGAGATTTTAGAGAAGCTGTTTGATTTATATTGCAAGAAATGTGAAGAATCATTCTCTAGTTTTGAGCCAGAGATAGAAATCAGTGTTTTTGTTTTACTCAAACGTAAATATGACAACTGAATAGGTAAAAAATGTGGTGTTTGGGAATAATCAAGGAAAGCTTCGTTGTGttcttttagtttaattaaggaaaaattAGTTGTTCATGTTGTTGAAGTCAAGTATCCACTAACTATTACTAACTTTTATAACTTGGCAAACTGCAAAATATAATGTTTgcttttttacaaaaatttagaCAACCTTGAAAGAAGAacataattgattttaaaaattagttacGATAATTATTTAGTGCAGTTGGATATAGTTTTGACGAACTTGAGAAAGTCTCTTTGTAACTCTCAATGTCATTAACATCATAACAACTCTGTTGGATTTTGACAACCTATCGCTATAAAATCTAAACTAAACAACAAAGACAAAACACAAAATTTTCGGTTCAAGATGAATCTAAATCTTTATAAAGTATTCTTCTCtatcaaaaggagaaaaaaaaaaaaaggaaaattaagatATAGCTCAACAGTTTCTTTTGGAAATGCAAAACTCCAACAAATGTGAAACTCATCTTTGCCATTGATTTATCATTAGTCATATTTGTAACCTATATCGATGAATTAGCTTCCTAAAAGGGGCCCTGAAATGTATATACTCTTTCTCTGCTCTTTtgtattctttattattataagtGTTGGTTAGTTTTATAACAGTATATATTTTGTCTCGCTTAATTCCTTATAGTGtagttaatttttatatttaaatgttatcaCACGTCATTTAATTGATATCGACAATTTCGCAAATTTAATTGATCTTTTTTGTACAATTACCCcgtttatattatatacataatattgactgtataatttatcaaaagaagTGAACCAATACAGGTACTTTGTTTGTCGTATATACATAAGGTCTTTATTTGCATTTGTATTATTGAAAAACTGAATAGTTTATCACAACTTGTGAGCagaaatttttttgttcttttttgttttgttttttatatgcaGAGTCTTTATCAGTATGCGTCATCCTTGTTTTCTCAATTTACGAAATTAAGATGaatattatttcttatatttatatataaagagacAGATTGACTTTGTTGGTTGATTCTTATTATCACAGAACAGATCTAAAAGCTGGGTACCAAGAAAGAAAAGGGAAGATGGATGAAATGGCTGCAAATCCAATGAATGGAGGATCTGGCCTCTACAGCTACACCAGAAACTCAACCCTTCAGGTGTATATTGAATTACGGATCCAATCCaacttattttttcaagttatttagactttgaaaaaaaaaaaaaatctaaggcAAGTTTCATGTTTAACATTGAAATGTTGAAATCCTGCTTGTCTCTTTCAGGTTTCCTCATTTTGGATGTTGAAATAATTTATCATggtcttcctttttcttttttttttcttttttttttctctctctagatttcCATATTGTTTAGGGTGAAGAAAAGCCTAATAGTTAACCAACTGTTCTGTTTAATTGGCAGAGAAAAGCCATAGAGGCTGCAGAAGAACTAATCAACAAGGCAATTCTTGAGAAACTTGAAATCAATAacttttcttctttaaaaaCCTTTCAATTGGCTGATTTGGGGTGCTCAGTTGGACCTAACACATTCTTGGCTGTCCAAAACATAGTTGATGCTGTGAAGCTCAAGTATCAAAGCCAAAGACGTCTCGATTCTCAGCAACTTCTTGAATTCCAAGTCTTCTTCAATGATCATATGTCCAATGATTTCAACCAGCTTTTCACAGCTCTTCCTCCGGAAAGGAGATACTTTGCCATGGGCGTGCCAGGCTCTTTCCATGGTCGCTTGTTTCCGAAGGCATCTCTACACTTTTTCCACTCTTCTTATGCTGTCCACTGGCTTTCTAGAGTGCCAAAAGAGATGGGGGACAAGACCTCTCCTGCTTGGAACAAAGGGAGTATCCACTACTCAAAAGCTTCAGACGATGTTTTCAGGGCTTATGAAGCTCACTATGTGAAGGACATGGAGAGGTTTCTAATTGCTAGAGCAGAAGAGATTGTGTGTGGAGGACTTTTGGCCCTTATTCTTCCAGGTTTCCCCAATGAAAAGCACTATTCTGAAGCTTTTTTGAGCAGGATAGTACATCTTTTGGGATCTTGCTTATTGGAAATCGCCAAAAAGGTAACCAACTATGACCCTCTTTTTTAAGTACTAGTCTAGATTTTGAGAATCTAAAGGTTATGAAAGACACCATTAAACAAGCCTCACTGCAAAAGT
Protein-coding regions in this window:
- the LOC107418641 gene encoding loganic acid O-methyltransferase-like encodes the protein MDEMAANPMNGGSGLYSYTRNSTLQRKAIEAAEELINKAILEKLEINNFSSLKTFQLADLGCSVGPNTFLAVQNIVDAVKLKYQSQRRLDSQQLLEFQVFFNDHMSNDFNQLFTALPPERRYFAMGVPGSFHGRLFPKASLHFFHSSYAVHWLSRVPKEMGDKTSPAWNKGSIHYSKASDDVFRAYEAHYVKDMERFLIARAEEIVCGGLLALILPGFPNEKHYSEAFLSRIVHLLGSCLLEIAKKGMTSEEKVDSFNIPTFYASLQQVEAIVKRNGCFSIEIMKSLTQEKPNPKMLSFNIRASLEGMITQHFGSEILEELFDLFCKKCEELLSSFEREIESSLLVLLKRKYNN